One Nicotiana sylvestris chromosome 12, ASM39365v2, whole genome shotgun sequence genomic window carries:
- the LOC104249375 gene encoding V-type proton ATPase 16 kDa proteolipid subunit: protein MSTFAGDETAPFFGFLGAAAALVFSCMGAAYGTAKSGVGVASMGVMRPELVMKSIVPVVMAGVLGIYGLIIAVIISTGINPKTKSYYLFDGYAHLSSGLACGLAGLSAGMAIGIVGDAGVRANAQQPKLFVGMILILIFAEALALYGLIVGIILSSRAGQSRAE from the exons ATGTCGACTTTCGCCGGAGATGAAACTGCTCCTTTCTTCGGCTTCCTTGGCGCCGCCGCCGCCCTCGTTTTCTCCT GTATGGGGGCAGCTTATGGAACAGCGAAGAGTGGTGTTGGAGTGGCGTCAATGGGAGTGATGAGACCTGAGTTGGTGATGAAATCTATTGTGCCAGTGGTTATGGCTGGTGTGTTAGGTATCTATGGGTTGATTATTGCTGTGATCATCAGTACTGGGATTAACCCCAAAACGAAGTCGTATTACCTATTTGATGGCTATGCTCATCTCTCCTCTGGTCTTGCTTGTGGTCTTGCTGGCCTTTCTGCTGGAATGGCTATTGGTATTGTTGGTGATGCTGGTGTTAG GGCTAATGCACAACAACCTAAGCTTTTCGTTGGGATGATCCTCATTCTCATTTTCGCTGAAGCTTTGGCTCTTTATGGGCTTATTGTTGGCATTATCTTGTCTTCCCGAGCTGGGCAGTCTAGAGCTGAGTGA